One genomic segment of Bacillota bacterium includes these proteins:
- a CDS encoding DUF4430 domain-containing protein translates to MKRLYVVPLLLLLLGLLVPLFYASKEDRQGPPNSPGQTRVEVKEGPEESASKTGPVSQNGAVAQAPPKHLPGEKTRQATKAVPTQKKTGEERSEGVSDETPGAADGAVAVGVAVVGKDGEFLFGPAEVRVAKESTWGTTALGALDATGLPYTMSARFPDFVEAVAGQRNRGQSGWMYKVNEEVPLVAAAKRIVKQGDRVIWWYSRDMSQASPRWDDLVRKN, encoded by the coding sequence GTGAAGCGACTCTACGTGGTGCCGCTTTTGCTGCTTTTGCTGGGCCTGCTGGTGCCGCTCTTCTACGCCTCAAAGGAAGACCGGCAGGGCCCGCCAAACTCCCCCGGGCAAACCAGAGTAGAAGTCAAAGAGGGCCCGGAGGAAAGTGCTTCCAAGACCGGACCCGTTAGCCAGAACGGCGCCGTGGCGCAAGCCCCGCCGAAGCACCTGCCGGGCGAGAAGACCAGGCAGGCAACAAAAGCGGTGCCGACCCAAAAGAAAACGGGAGAGGAAAGGAGCGAGGGGGTGTCTGACGAGACGCCAGGGGCCGCTGATGGCGCGGTTGCAGTAGGCGTTGCGGTGGTGGGAAAGGACGGCGAGTTCCTTTTCGGTCCTGCTGAGGTCAGGGTAGCAAAAGAAAGCACATGGGGCACCACCGCCCTCGGTGCCTTGGATGCCACGGGCCTGCCTTACACCATGTCCGCAAGGTTTCCGGACTTCGTGGAAGCGGTTGCCGGCCAGCGCAACCGCGGCCAGTCCGGCTGGATGTACAAAGTTAACGAGGAGGTCCCGCTGGTTGCCGCTGCCAAAAGGATTGTGAAGCAGGGGGACCGGGTAATCTGGTGGTACAGTCGAGACATGAGCCAGGCTTCCCCCCGGTGGGATGATTTGGTAAGGAAAAACTGA
- a CDS encoding stalk domain-containing protein, producing MKRIACFLLAIAFCAAVAFPASASPVSSPQAGEALKRAKSYLLKLEKERGVLSPWSYIALAASGENLGGSRISRACELLGSDEELASGEMNTYCLLVFTLLAAGQDPFNYRGKNIVEVIQQAQLPSGKFADNVKTGGEDLVNSHIWAVLALKAAGASVPDPEGARRWLAGRQHEDGSFYWNARDRKTADVDSTGMVLMALGALGETQESPVVQKAVRYLQSVQKASGGFESWGAENPESCSMVILGLRTVGIDPQDPAFRKPEGDPVTALLRFQLPDGSFEHIEGGGANEMATHQALMALDALLSGEIFWTRLKREAGPGGREELSVRFRVGKKWYVTSWSGQEERHEMDAVPFVESGRTFAPVRYLALALGVAERDILWDGKNRTVALRVGNTTVRLTVGSRTLYVNGRSRGMDVAPVVRNGRTYLPARYVAEAFGYRVDWNESLKEVLITLPVKGKQ from the coding sequence GTGAAAAGAATAGCGTGCTTCCTGCTGGCCATTGCCTTTTGCGCGGCAGTTGCCTTTCCCGCATCTGCCTCGCCTGTATCCTCGCCTCAGGCCGGAGAAGCCCTGAAACGGGCAAAAAGCTACCTTCTGAAATTGGAGAAGGAGAGAGGAGTGCTTTCTCCCTGGAGCTACATAGCGCTGGCCGCGTCCGGTGAGAACCTCGGCGGCAGCCGCATATCCCGGGCCTGCGAACTCCTCGGGAGCGATGAGGAGTTGGCCTCCGGGGAGATGAACACCTACTGCCTGCTGGTCTTTACCTTGCTCGCGGCCGGGCAGGATCCCTTCAACTACCGGGGGAAAAACATTGTGGAGGTCATCCAGCAGGCTCAGCTTCCCAGCGGCAAGTTCGCCGACAACGTGAAAACGGGCGGGGAGGACCTGGTCAACTCCCACATCTGGGCGGTTCTTGCCCTCAAAGCCGCCGGCGCCTCCGTGCCGGACCCCGAGGGGGCGCGCCGGTGGCTCGCCGGCCGGCAGCACGAAGACGGCTCTTTCTACTGGAACGCCCGCGACCGGAAAACCGCTGATGTTGACTCCACAGGAATGGTTCTGATGGCCCTGGGCGCCCTGGGAGAGACGCAGGAAAGCCCGGTTGTCCAGAAAGCGGTCCGCTACCTGCAGAGCGTGCAGAAGGCAAGCGGCGGTTTTGAGTCCTGGGGGGCCGAGAACCCGGAGTCCTGCAGCATGGTGATCTTAGGGCTGCGCACTGTCGGGATCGATCCCCAGGATCCGGCCTTCCGGAAGCCTGAAGGCGACCCCGTCACCGCCCTGCTCCGGTTTCAGCTGCCCGACGGCTCTTTTGAGCACATTGAGGGTGGGGGGGCGAACGAGATGGCCACCCACCAGGCATTGATGGCCCTCGACGCCCTGCTTTCCGGGGAGATCTTCTGGACGCGGCTCAAGAGAGAGGCAGGGCCCGGAGGCAGAGAAGAGCTTTCTGTAAGGTTCCGGGTTGGGAAGAAGTGGTACGTGACCTCGTGGTCCGGGCAGGAGGAACGGCACGAGATGGATGCCGTCCCGTTCGTCGAAAGCGGCCGCACCTTCGCCCCCGTGCGCTACCTGGCGCTGGCTTTGGGCGTGGCGGAGAGGGACATCCTCTGGGACGGCAAAAACCGGACGGTGGCGCTCAGGGTCGGCAACACGACCGTCAGGCTCACCGTCGGCAGCAGGACTCTCTACGTCAACGGCCGGTCGAGGGGGATGGACGTGGCCCCGGTCGTCCGGAACGGCCGCACCTACCTGCCCGCGCGCTACGTGGCC